The sequence CCTGACGAGCAAGACCGGCGACATCGTCGACAGCCTGGAGATGGCCACCGTCAAGACCCTGAACGTCTTCTCGAAGCGGGCGAAGCGGCAGCTCGAGATCGCGGCCTGAGGCTCACCCCATGGCCAGACGGCATCATTACAGGCGGCGCACGAAGTACGGCATCGAGATCGACGTCACCACCTTTTTGAACCTGATGGTGGTGCTGGTCCCGTTCCTGCTGATCACGGCGGTCTTCTCCCGCCTCTCGATCGTCGAGCTCGATCTGCCGACGACCTCGGGAGGCTCGTCGCCGGAACCGGCGGGCTTCGCGGTCGAGGTCATCGTGCGCGAGGCCGGCCTCGAGATCACCAACGGCCGGGCGGTCATCGCATCGATACCGAAAGCCGGCGGCGAGTACGACCTGGAG is a genomic window of Gammaproteobacteria bacterium containing:
- a CDS encoding biopolymer transporter ExbD codes for the protein MARRHHYRRRTKYGIEIDVTTFLNLMVVLVPFLLITAVFSRLSIVELDLPTTSGGSSPEPAGFAVEVIVREAGLEITNGRAVIASIPKAGGEYDLEKLSEYMLALKQEHPGHEAASVLLEPQIPYDYLIQVMDVVRSVELPDASGEQYQLYALFTQISVGEAP